GCCCGGTTCGGGTCGTCGGTGGCGACACGGTAGGTGGTCGTGTCGGGGTCGAACGGTGCGACAGGGACCCCGGCCACCTCGATCGACGCGGCGGCCGCGTCCGAGGAGACGCCGGGTGTCCCGGCGTACACCTCGATCTCGCTCATGGTGATGTAGCCGCCCTGACGGGCTGTCATGACCAGGCGCACCCCGGTCGCCGGCCCGGCCTCCAGCGGGACGTCGACCACCGGTGTGCCCTCGGTCCCGACCTCGATGTCGTCGCTCGCGTCGACCCACGTACCGTCGGCGGCGCTGCGCACCTGCGCCTTCAGGCTAGATGGGAACGAGACGTTGGTTCCGTCCCGGTGGAAGTGCGCCACGACACGGTCCAGGTCGCGTGCCGCCGGGAGCGTGAAGGTGATGGTGTCGGACGGGTTCTTGGTCCCCGACTTCCAGTTGGACCAGGCCTTCTCGGACAGGTCGCCGTTGCGCAGGCGTTCCGCGGAGTATCCGTTCTCGGTGAAGGTGGCGGCGACCGAGACACCGTCGTCGGACGCGATATTGCTCTCCACCGGTTCGGTGACCTGCACACGTACGGCCGCGTCGACCGTGCCGCCGTCGACGACCCGTGCCGTGCCGCGCAGCGTCACGACCCCGGTCCTGACGAACGCTCCGTCGGGCGCCTGGTCCCAGGTGACCGGAAGATCGGCCCTGCCGCCGTTCCTGCCGACGCCGACGACCGTGGCCGGCAGCTCCGGCTTCCCGCCCACGTAGGTCTTGGCACGGCCGGGGAGGGTCGAGCCGATCGTGTCGACGGTGACGATCGCCTTGGCGGGGAACTCCCGCCCGAGCGCGTCGGTCGCCCGGCCCGTGACGCGTACCGTCCCGGGATCACGCCACTTCCGGTCCGGCGGCAGGTTCCACACCACGGGGAGCGAGCCTCGGGCGCCGTCCCGGAACACCGGCGTCACCGTCCCCGGGAGCTTCGGTGGCAGGCCGGGGACGGTGAACGCCTCGGCCGGCTCGGTACGCAGCACCGTCTCGTCGGTCACGGTCCAGCGCTGATTCGCCGCCGAGGTCGGCGTGTACGTCGACACCTTCGCACCGTCCGCGGAGGACTGCCCGGCGACGTCGATCAGGCGGCCGGTGGCGGCGTTGACGAACGTCCATGTGCCGTCGCCCGTCGTCGACATGATCCATCGCGCCCCGTCATCGACCCGGCCGCTCGCCGGTTCCTCGAGGACGGCTTGGTTGTCGCGCACCGCGAGCCGCTTGCCGGTCGCGGCGTGGGTGACGGTGTAGTGCTCGCGGTTGTCGGTGCCGGGGCTCAACTGGCGGACGGACCACAGCTGTTCCGCGTCGGCGGTGTCCGTCGTGCGGATGACGACGCCGCTGCCGTCGTCCGACGGAGCCAACGACTTGCCGCTCTGGGCCCCCTGCAACCGGTAGACGTGGCCGGGCTGGACCAGCGCGGCGTCCTTCGCCACGCCGCTGACACCCTCGACCAGGAAGGTGGTGACCGACTTCGCGGGGACGTCGAGCGTGGCCGACCGGTCGGACACCCGGACCGGAGCGCCTCGTACGAGGGCACCGTCGGCGCTCGTGACCACGGGGGTGACGGTGGCCCGCGGCGCGACCTTGCCGAAGCGCGAGAGGTCGAGGGACACCGAACGCGCGGACGTGCCGCTGTTCACGTGCACCACGGTCGCCGCCCGGCCGGACTTCTTCACCGCGGCGACGCTGGACGGGTCGTCGACCTTCACGAAGTGATCGCCGGGGCGGATGTGGTGGGTGAAGTTCCGGATGGTGTGGAACTT
The nucleotide sequence above comes from Streptomyces sp. NL15-2K. Encoded proteins:
- a CDS encoding glycoside hydrolase, with protein sequence MSGRHRFAQALAPTIPLVLAAGLVAAPVARADSPPRSAVTVRIDPSYQQQEFEGWGTSLVWFANATGRYPEPIRRQLVDMLFGEDGLGLNIARYNIGGGNAPDVRKDYMKAGATMEGFWKAPEGTTRQDMDWWDPNNPDHWNWDADAGQRWWVDQIKKKITRWEAFSNSPPWFQTVSGYVSGGFDASSDQIRADRVDDFATYLVRVTEQLEKKHRIKFDTIAPLNEPNTPYWGTQLGADGQPTGGRQEGAHAGPELQQKVVLAVDKALEKAKTRAEISAMDETNPGIFTQNWNAYGDAARAAVPQLNVHTYGTSMRTSARDIAKGADKKLWMSEVEGTWGTGTDFTGMEPGLGIATRMVDDMRELEPSAWVFWQPVEDSIPQAAAGKNWGSIHVPFNCTAEDTLETCPIRANSKFHTIRNFTHHIRPGDHFVKVDDPSSVAAVKKSGRAATVVHVNSGTSARSVSLDLSRFGKVAPRATVTPVVTSADGALVRGAPVRVSDRSATLDVPAKSVTTFLVEGVSGVAKDAALVQPGHVYRLQGAQSGKSLAPSDDGSGVVIRTTDTADAEQLWSVRQLSPGTDNREHYTVTHAATGKRLAVRDNQAVLEEPASGRVDDGARWIMSTTGDGTWTFVNAATGRLIDVAGQSSADGAKVSTYTPTSAANQRWTVTDETVLRTEPAEAFTVPGLPPKLPGTVTPVFRDGARGSLPVVWNLPPDRKWRDPGTVRVTGRATDALGREFPAKAIVTVDTIGSTLPGRAKTYVGGKPELPATVVGVGRNGGRADLPVTWDQAPDGAFVRTGVVTLRGTARVVDGGTVDAAVRVQVTEPVESNIASDDGVSVAATFTENGYSAERLRNGDLSEKAWSNWKSGTKNPSDTITFTLPAARDLDRVVAHFHRDGTNVSFPSSLKAQVRSAADGTWVDASDDIEVGTEGTPVVDVPLEAGPATGVRLVMTARQGGYITMSEIEVYAGTPGVSSDAAAASIEVAGVPVAPFDPDTTTYRVATDDPNRAVVTATARDPYATVAVDRAGDPRRASAVVSVTSEDGTQTRKYRIELVRR